In the Acropora muricata isolate sample 2 chromosome 1, ASM3666990v1, whole genome shotgun sequence genome, one interval contains:
- the LOC136906709 gene encoding uncharacterized protein: MAPTEEGLETGGTACLHYKSGRGRFLQFLLVNIEMPHNCCVPFCNVTSKKNKSLRFHRFPKKKGLKDRWIAKIRRDEGDYFAVTENTRVCSKHFCEEDYTVSEDGKGKKIVLKKGAVPTIFKWSSEKRSRSTFASKGKRKGEALEAPRKKRRRKSCPHCERKQMAIDRLQNDLEEKNAQLKELSERFEDFKKEKGKQEAARALKEDKHVCFSAENFNNKDQLIRFYTDKAQFNEEEVENTQSVASVRIHVERAISRIKMYKIITNVVPLSLAGVLNQIWTVCCMLLLFQSPIIDQEKYEED, from the exons ATGGCGCCGACCGAGGAAGGACTGGAAACTGGGGGTACAGCTTGTTTACATTACAAGAGCGGAAGAGGTCGATTTCTGCAATTTTTGTTGGTTAATATTGAAATGCCACATAACTGTTGTGTCCCCTTTTGTAATGTTACATCAAAGAAGAATAAGAGCCTTCGATTTCACCGTTTTCCCAAGAAAAAAGGGCTAAAAGACCGGTGGATTGCTAAAATTCGCCGGGACGAGGGAGATTATTTTGctgttacagaaaacacacGTGTCTGCTCAAAGCACTTCTGTGAGGAAGATTACACAGTTAGCGAAGAtggaaaaggcaagaaaatcgTTCTGAAGAAAGGTGCTGTTCCAACTATTTTTAAATGGTCTAGTGAAAAACGATCTCGGAGTACTTTTGCAAGCAAAGGAAAGCGTAAAGGTGAAGCTTTGGAGGCGCCACGGAAGAAACGGCGACGAAAGAGCTGCCCACATtgcgaaagaaaacaaatggctATCGACCGACTGCAGAATGatctggaagaaaaaaatgcacagTTGAAAGAACTAAGTGAAAGGTTCGAGGATTTCAAAAAGGAAAAGGGAAAGCAAGAGGCTGCCCGAGCCTTGAAGGAGGATAAACACGTGTGTTTTTCTGCTGAAAACTTCAATAACAAGGACCAGTTAATTCGATTTTACACAG ATAAAGCCCAGTTTAATGAGGAAGAAGTTGAAAATACACAGTCAGTAGCTAGTGTTCGTATACATGTGGAAAGGGCTATAAGTAGaatcaaaatgtacaaaatCATTACCAATGTTGTGCCCTTGTCTCTGGCAGGAGTGTTAAATCAGATTTGGACAGTCTGTTGCATGCTGTTATTATTCCAGTCCCCAATTATTGACCAGGAAAAATATGAAGAAGACTGA